Genomic segment of Rhodococcus sp. W8901:
ACCTACTACGATGCCTGCGCCCGCCGGCGACAACCCTCGAAGCGGCAGATCCGCGACGAGGAACTCAAGGTCGAGATCGTCCGCGTTCACCGGGAGAACTACTCGGTCTACGGCGCCCGGAAAGTGTGGCTGCAATGCCACCGGGAGGGCATCGAAGTGGCCCGCTGCACGGTCGAACGACTGATGGGCGACCTCGCACTCGAGGGCGCCCGCCGCGGCAAGGCCAAACGCACCACCATCGCTGATCCACAAGCGAGGCGCCCGGACGATCTGGTGCAACGTCAGTTCTGCCCCGAAGCACCGAATGTGTTGTGGGTAGCGGACTTCACGTACGTGTCGACGTGGTCCGGGTGGGTATATGTGGCGTTCGTGATCGATGCCTACGCCCGCCGGATCGTGGGCTGGCGGACCGCGACCACGATGACCGCGCAGCTGGTCCTCGACGCAATCGAGCACGCGATCTGGACCCGGCAGCGCGAGGGCATCGACGATCTGTCCGGGCTGATTCATCACCACGATCGCGGGTCGCAATACACGTCGGTGGCCTTCACCAAGCGACTCGTCGACGCCGGTATCGATGCCTCGATCGGCGCCACCGGCAACAGCTACGACAACGCGCTCGCCGAATCGATCAACGGCCTCTACAAGACCGAACTGATCAAGGCCCAGGGGCCGTGGCGGACCGTTGACCAGGTCGAGGTCGCCACTCTCGAATGGGTCGACTGGTTCAATCACCGCAGGTTGTACGAGCACTGCGGCGACCTGCCGCCGGCCGAGTATGAAGCCCTCTACTACCGTGATCACCGAACTCAGCCAGTCGCTGAGTTCTCAAACTCGTAAGTCTCCAGACATGCCGGGGCGATTCAAGTTCTACTTGAGGCCAATCCACATGCCACGACGTTCTGTCTCAGCTCCC
This window contains:
- a CDS encoding IS3 family transposase (programmed frameshift), whose amino-acid sequence is MSGSRKYPAELRERAVRMVAEVRGEYLSEWAAIESVAGKLGIGSAQTLLNWVRRDQVDAGKRPGVTSEMAEELRRLRAENRELKRANDILKSASNFLRGGARPPQSVIVDYIDEHKQEYSVEPICRVLTAHGCKIAPSTYYDACARRRQPSKRQIRDEELKVEIVRVHRENYSVYGARKVWLQCHREGIEVARCTVERLMGDLALEGARRGKAKRTTIADPQARRPDDLVQRQFCPEAPNVLWVADFTYVSTWSGWVYVAFVIDAYARRIVGWRTATTMTAQLVLDAIEHAIWTRQREGIDDLSGLIHHHDRGSQYTSVAFTKRLVDAGIDASIGATGNSYDNALAESINGLYKTELIKAQGPWRTVDQVEVATLEWVDWFNHRRLYEHCGDLPPAEYEALYYRDHRTQPVAEFSNS